From the Porites lutea chromosome 5, jaPorLute2.1, whole genome shotgun sequence genome, the window tgtaGAAAATGTggatcaatttatttttctgggTAACCGAGCCCGGTTTCTTATAACCGTGCCCGTTTTATTAGATAAGGCACGACATTAAGTTATGTTCCGGGTAAGGTGGAtggcaatttcttttgttatgcgacaatggtgctttccccacataggaatgttctcatttttacacagagaatgcataaacctacatgaaggccgtttacttaataaaatgcatttacactccactttgatagggtgtttttctgtgttaaaagattttgaccaatcacaagagttgaaaacaatagccaagaaaagtttacaattttacatgttccccacatagaatttctttgttattcaaattgagaccagattttgttatatggaagatggttggaaagtaagggtgaatatatgtactgctttatgaagttttgttaacttttgctgtttaagccaatcagaagtaagtactgacaatagaaaagttaacaccttttttgcattccaacatgtttgTTGCCGTTGTTATCTGGACCGTTCCTTAATAAAACGGACTCGGTACCTTTCATGCCCCCAAAACTTTGTGTCCAATGAGCCCGTTAACTTGTCAGCAAACCCGTACCCGGTCAACAGAGCTAACatacaaattacaaaacatttAACATTAGCTATTCTCTTCATGGTTATGCTATTTCAAGCCTCAAATATTGCGTCATGTGATGCCAACAGTATTTAAACCCTGGCCTCGACGTAAAAAAATCGCCCTTCAGCCCTCGATACCTCGACCAAAAGTAGGACTCCTTGGAATATTGTTACTTCGCtgttcttcttattatttttactattaGCTGCCATTTTATGGCCTTCATGACAAATAGAGTTTTTATGTATGTTTGAAGGCGCCATTAAGGAATACgaggttttattctttttaacttgcttCGTTTTAATATCACAAacctattatttttattatctttattctctcttgcttcATTGTCATCacctcattaaaaaaaaaaaaaaaaaaaaaaaaaaaaactgaactgagCGCGAGAGATATTTTGCGATAAAAGTGATCGCATCTGGGCCGCAAGGAATGTATCTGGGACCTGCGtacctaagagaaaatggaaacctatcgatgcgagaaaatttgatgaaaatttaaaaatttatgacGTCACCGTACGTCCGTACGTCCATACGTTCTTTCCCTTACCCCCTAGAGAGTTTTGTCCCCTATTGTTTCAAACTGGGCAGGTAATTAGTAGATTTTATACAGGGGCCgtccatttgacttttgagggggttATGGGTGATTTCAGCAAAATATCCTACAGACTGATTTCGAGGAGAAAAGCTTGCAAGGAAATACCTGGAAAAAATAATAtcctgcactgaaaaaaaagatttcGCTCCTGAAgtataatgctgaaaaaaattttacacCGTTGTATGTCGGGGaaaaaatttctaactcacCAGATGTTTGGGAAAAAAGTAATACTCCGCCACAAATTCAATTGATCAACTCCTTGGTGGTGGGGGAAGAAACGGAGTTGGTAAACGACACccatcaacaaaatggctggaGCGCGTTGTAGTCAATCTACATTTCTACATGGTGGTTTGCCACTGATGGAATGCGTAAACGTCGGACGAACTAAAAACTAAGGCAAGGTTTCTACAATTAGTTCAAGCAAGAAATGAACACTACTATCcagtaaaaattgaaaacgaATTTCGTTGTAAATTTTTACAGTATAGTAGCTGCTACCAACAGTGAGCAGCTATTGTGCTCGTTTTTTTgtcttgagaaatgcagtcacagctataataatatacatgaaaaaatttctcgattgtgattggctaagaggaatgcagtttttaggtaacacagtgcagaaaaaaggtaatttagtgcagaaaagagtaacaaacgtgacattctgattggctaaaaaacaaaggaactcactgagagccaatcaaatgcgccATCTAAATGGCGCAAAATTTGGATCTGCTCCAGACCAGTCTCGAGCAAAAACCGCAATGGTTAGCGTTTGCAGCACATTTGCTTTTGCGACCGAAACAACTgtagaggagctgaaaaaccgctctaaaaacgaaaacactgcgaaaagcactggtttttggctctctttttggaagaattggtgcgtaggtaaggaaattactgatgaaatagaaaattatgagccggctgagcttaacactttgctcgagcatttctacgccgaagtaaacaatacaaaaaaggtGAAGATTATGAACCAGAAAGCGTTAAAGTAATGAAGGCATCGCTTGATAgacacttaaagaacaaaggctgcaccctgtccattgtacgtgaccgagaatttagttcgtccaaagaggtgttggaggaaaaagcgaaacagcttcgcttggctggccgtggtaagcgcccaaacaaagctcggcaagtatcagaggaggaagaagacATTCTCTGCAAGAGCGGAAAACTCGAGGTAATAACCCAGAATCTTTATATCAAACACATTGAACAattccatgaactgttcagcccgtttctgcagcttgcaaactttaaaaacatcgagcaaaatgttgttttgactgcacgtgtgatgatatttgcagcatctgaataatttatttttgcacgtAGTTTACGCGGGTTGACTCCCtattaaagagattttaaagctatctcgcaattttttcatgaatattattaataagtaattacatgatttttctcgtgcaatttggaataaataagcactcgtaaattttttcaaagaccacaaattgcactcgccctacgggctcgtgcaattttgttagcctttgaaaaaatttactcgtgcttgtttattccaaattgcactcgaaatcatgtgattacctgtacaaaaaaaaaaaaaaaaaaaaagcactttatttgagtgtcaatgtatttagcacgaaagtactaattggggacactatattttacgactccaactggagacgggaccgccattttacgtggtcatccgagccacgcgaagctCTAGCctgttgcagtgcaaagggagtaccttcatttctcggttattttaagaccctgagtattggtccggcccaaGGAATCGAACCCgagacctcccgctctgcagtcaacacgctctaccgactgagctaacacCAGCTAAGTAAAGTTACTGAATCGATTAAAGAGGAAGAGAAGGTCTGTAAATGGTTGAACcaaggagtcatttcataagtaggttgatcCATTCAATCTGGGTAAACTAGTATCCGTGACTCGATCTTTACATCTGTTCAAGTCAGAAGCCCTACGTCAATCTCAATGCAATTTGGTATCGAACTGAATCTGTACTATGAAAAACGGTACCAAAAACTatagaactgtgaaatcaaaacaaatcacattttcttttaaacttcaATGCAACCTAAATAGTCtgaagacttttttaaaaaattacattCCTCTGCGGTTTGCGTCGCGTCAAAATTTAGGTCAAAGTTGTGACCTAAAACTCTGGCACAAATATTATAATATGGTATTGCAAAAGAGTGGGAAAACGGCGGACATTTCGCGACGACATACCACTTGCCACCCTGCAAAATGActtctgaggaacgagcgcagactccatactgatgatgcttCAGTAGGCAGATCTGGGTTTGTAAGAAGAAAATCTCAACCAGTCAAAGATACGTCATCactattgaatttttttgctcGCGCAGACTTCATTGGTTGCGTAGAAATCAGTGCTGGCGaagcgaaatgtcggctgttttctgaCGCTAGGTACAGCACAAGTTCCTCAGGAAATCTGTTACTTGTCTGTTCAGTTTAGAAACATCAAAATCAAGTGGgtaaaaaggtttcttttgtttttcagaaatttttacGGTGAAATCCACCACTAATTGTAGATAACTTTTAAATGCGAACGATATCTCAGTAACATAAAACTGGAAAAACAATACTtacatttaaaacattttcagttttttttattttcactttcttaACTTCTTACTTTGAAAACGTAGAAGAAATAATCAAGTTGTGGCACGAACctctcattaaaaaaaatcattcaaaaaaTCGTTAAAGGAAAGAAGAAGATATAGAGCATGCGTGGGGTCGGTGTGCGGTGGCACGTTTTGTGAGGAGCGTAGTTTCTGTCCCTTTACGCCAATTTTAGAGAACTTTATACCGCCTGGACATAATAATTCAACGTTTAATCACTTGCTGAAGTATTAAATGCAGAAATTAGGAGGAAAACACAAACGAGGAGCTCGAGGATCagtggaagaagaagaaccaTCGACACTTAAAAGAGCCAACATGGCGGAATGTCAAGAGGAAGAGGCCGCGGAGTTAGTGGAAGCGACAAATGAAGCAATAAACGCCGAAGGTGAGCCCAGTAATGCAGAACTAAGGGAGATGTTGGTAGACATTCAAATAAATACTGCAACTATCCTacgcgaaaacaaaacaatcagaaGCGAAATGACCGATCTCAAGCGCACAATTCAACATCAAACAGACGATATAACTGCGTTGAAATCATCTCTAGAACATATAACGAAGCAGTACAACGAGGTAGAACGCGGGCTGGTGGcagcaagaaagaaaattcaagagCAGGAAGAAGAAATTGGTGAATTGTACGATCTTCAAGACAAACTAGAACAATACACGAGGAAAAACTCAATAGAAATACATGGTGTACCAGAAAGCGCCTACACCGAGACGGAAGACGTGGTGTTAAAATTAGCGGAGGCCCTAGATGTATCGGTGGAACCAAAGGATATCGAAATATGTCACAAGCTGAACAGGAAGGGTAACAAAccaattattgtaaaatttataaGCCACAAGGTCAAAACAAATCTATACAGGGCTAGGGCTAAGCTAAAAAATGTCAGAGTTTCTAACATCTTCCCGCAGTGCTCGTCGTCAACTCTAGTGCAAGCcgacagaatttttttaaacgagAATCTTACCTcgtacaggaaaaaaataatgaatcgAGCAAACGAGATGCGGAGAAATGATGAATTGTTGAGTGTCTGGTCAATGGATGGATCAATATATGTCAAGACCTCTCCGCAGGGTAAGCCGGTCAGAATTAACGAGCTGGAAGACTTAGATTATCTTTAAATGTCCAATCGTCTGGCCAAGGAAGACAAAAACTGTAACTTACATTTGGGACAGGAACAAAAAACGCAAAGTTCGGAGAAAAAGAAGGGAAACGCTCAAAAACTACTTTAATTTACGTTTTGtataattttagttttgtttgcttctgtattttttttttttttttttaaatttgcatatatattcttcttgttttttttttattttttattgtaatgcaAGAGAAAGCAAAATACGATATACTTTCTCTAAACGTAAGGGGAATAAGAGATCAAGCCAAACGGAGGAGCATTTTTCTATATCTCAAAGATCATAActcaaaaatttatttcttgcaagaaaCTTACTCTCAACCAGAAGatgaaattatttggaaaaacgAATGGGgaggtgaaatatttttctctcacGGATCCAGGCATAGTAAAGGTGTTTGCATTCTTTTACACCCTACGGTACAAAATAAGATCGATTACTCATTCAGTGACAAGGCTGGAAGAATCGTGCTAATTACTTGTGTTCTGAATTCTCTAAAATTATCACTGGTGAATATTTATGCCCCGAATAGCCAAAGTGAACAATTAGATTTCTTACAAAACTTAAACAATTGCCTTATCGACAAGTCAGAAATTTCCACGCTTATTGTAGGAGGCGACTGGAATTGCACACTATCAAAGATAGATAAAATTGGTGGCACAATTTGGAAACCAACAAATTATCGAAACCTGATTTTGACAACTATGGACGCTTTCGATCTCGTAGATATTCAAAGATTACGTCACCCGAGGCTACGTAAATACTCTTATGAGTCAAAAGTGTTAAAACTGAAATCCAGAATAGACTTTTTCCTAGTTGCCAAAAATCTGACACAACATGTGAAGAAAAGGGAAATTTACCCTTCTATAGCACCGGATCACCGAgcaatttacatttctttgtcttggACAACTGAAAAGTCTAGAGGACCCGGACTTTGGAAATTCAACAACACGTTACTGAAAGATGAACATTATGTGTCCAAAATCCGTGAAACGTACTCCCGCACACGCGCTTTTTACTCCAATTTGGCAGACGCACGCCTTCTTtgggaaatgttaaaaatggaaACCAGAGCGGCAACCATTGCTTATAgtaaaaagaaagctaaagCGACCACTAATAGAGAATTGGAAATTAGGAGACAGCTCGAAATTCTGGACCGCAATATTTGCGACAACTTTAACTCTCCCAATATCGCGCACATCCTAAATGAATATGAAGATCTCAAAATGGAACTCCAATCTATTTACGAGGAGAAAGGGAGGGCAGCTATTTTTAGATCGAAATGTCGCTGGGTCGAAAAGGGCGAACGTCCAACAAAGTACTTTTTCAATCTGGAGAAAAGAAACTACAACAGGAAAACCATCACTGAACTGCGAACAGAAAGTGAAACAGTAACAAACAACGAGTCTCAGATATTAGAAGCTATCGAAAACTATTATAGCGAATTGTACGCATCAGCAAATAATTCACAGGAAAATAATGTTGATGAATTCACcgaacatttaaaaattccaaaactatCAGATGCAGACAGAGATAGAATAGAAGGTCCATTATCTTATGAAGAATGCAAAAAAGCTTTAGacacttttcaaaacaacaaagctccagGAGAAGATGGTTTCACGGTTgaattttatatgttttttttcgaTCTGCTAGGACACGATCTTGTTGCTAGTTTCAATGCGGCCTATGATGCAAATGAACTCACCATTTCACAACGAAGAGGCGTTATTACTTTAATTCCCAAAGAAGATGGCTCGCTACTAGAACTTTCAAACTGGAGACCGGTAACACTGCTAAATGTTGATTGCAAGATAGCAACTAAGGCAATAGCAAGGAGAATAGAACCATTATTACCAAATCTAGTGCACACTGATCAAACCGGTTTTATCAAAGGAAGATATATCGGGGAAAATATTAGGCTAATAATCGACATAATGGAACATACGAAGTCAGAAAGCATACCTGGCATTCTAGTATCTCTAGATTTTCGGAAAGCTTTTGATTCTCTAGAATGGTCGTTCATGATGAAAGCACTGGATATATTCAACCTTCGGAACAAGTATAAAAAGATGGATCAGTACATTCTATACAAAAATTGAGAGCGCGGCGATAAACAATGGTTTCATGACCAACTGGTTTAGACCGTCAAGAGGAGTGCGACAGGGGTGTCCCCTTTCTCCGTACTTATTTGTGCTTTCCACGGAGATATTATCCAGCAAAATCAGACAAGAACCAAGTATAACAGGAATCAAAATATTCGGGCACGAAATCAAATTGAGCCAATTCGCAGACGACACAAACCTTTTCTGTGCAGATTTGATCTCCGTTGGAAATGCTTTGAAAACGGTGGGAGATTTTGGGAGGCTAGCGGGTCTCAAGTTAAACATAAAGAAATCGAAAGCAATTTGGttgggaaaatgggaaaaaaacaaaagttatccTTTACAACTAAAATGGTTACATAGTCCGGTTCGCCTCTTAGGAATTTATGTCTCTTATGATGAGAAGGGTAACAATGAATTGAACTTTAATCTGAAAATACGAAAACTTCAAACAAAGCTGGATATGTGGAGATCTAGAGACCTCACACTATTTGGGAAGGTACTGATAATTAAGTCCCTAGGATTgtcacaattaatttattcagcttCAATTCTTAATGTTCCTGAAGATATCGCAAGCacagtgaaaacaaagctttttagtttcttatggaaaaacaaaagggaTAAAATCAAACGAACTGGGCTCTATCAGGATCTGGGAAGAGGCGGAATACGTATGGTAGACATCGACATAATGATTAAAGCTCTAAAACTAGCCTGGATTCCAAGATTACTGACTTCAGGGAACCAGAATTGGAAAACAGTTCCTGATTattacctaagaaaatttggaggtTTGAACTTTTGCTGAGATGTAACTACGATGCGAAATACATAAAATCTATTCCATTGTTTTACCGAAATATTCTAGTATACTTCAGTGAATTAAAAACTCTGTACAGCTTTGATCAAGCACAAAATATAATTCTattcaacaacaaagaaatacttgttgacagtaaaaccttttttatcagGGAATGGTTTAAAAAAGGTATCCTGTCAATACAAGATCTCTTACACAATACCGGTCAACCAATGACCTACCAGGAATTTACGAATAAGTATTCCTGTAAAACTAACTTCCTTCAATACTATCAAGTTATTAGCGCTATTCCAAAGCACCTATTAGCCAAAGCAAAATCAACGAAGCCAATTAATAAAGagttatattctgataataATCTTAGTCTACAATTAAATGAATCGATAACTCTATATCTGAACAAAATCAAGACTAGCGACTTCTATACGTTATTATGCACAAAAATCCACAAAACAGGTCATTCTGGGCCACAGAGATGGAGCAAAGATCTTTCCTTGGATGAagataaatgggaaaaaatattcACCTCCCTAAAAACCGTCTGTAGAGAGACCAAATTAAAggaatttcaatataaattaaTCCACCGAATTGTAGTCACCAAAAAGGAACTTTACCGCTATGGAATCAAGGAAGATGATGAATGTATATATTGTGGTGAAAAAGACTCTATTAATCATACTTTTAGAGATTGTCATTTCGTCAAGATTTTCATTCAACGGGTTATCAACTGGTTCAATatagaaaacaagatcaatttCAACCCATCTAGCGAAGAAAGACTGTTCGGCATCCTCTCGGACTTACATGAAAAGGTACTAGTAAGGAAATTCAATTATACCATGTTGTTTATGAGATACTACATCTACGCCAACAAACTACACAACAAACCAATTCTCCTCCAAGACTTCGttggtaaaatgataattaaatacagaattgaaaagctataaaatagacatgaaaaataactcctctgacctactaacaatttttttttttttttttttttttttttttttttgtgtgtgtgtgtttatgtgggtgtgtgtgtgcgtgtgatgTACTAGAATTGTAAGTAGTGTAACCATTGTAATTATTAGTAGTACGAGCATCGTATGGATGGTATTGTCAGTATAGCCaatattgtaaatagtgcaAGTATAGTGAATATTGCTAGTAGTATTTAGTTTCCAGTAGTGTTTAGTACTGTAAACATTTAATATATGtctgtaaggcaaaaaataaataataaaaaaaataaaaaaaaaataaaaaaaagttaaaggaaagaaaactttaaatcaTTATTTCCCTTTAATTTTTGACCATCGAATTCAAAAGGGTAAAATCAGTCAAACTAACTAACAACTAATGAAAAATAATTGATATATTTGAATAACAACTGTAacacaagagagaatgagcttgaGTGACATAAATCGTCAACTACACACTGACCACTGAACTATCATTCGCTCATCACAGCTAGTCGGTCATGCCCGAATAAGCAACAGCAAGTTTGATCTTTAATTGATACGAGCTAGATAACCAAACCTGTTCATTATACAACTTCATCCTTCATTCATAGTTTTCTTTATCCAGTCAATAAATGGATAAACCCTGGTGTAGAAAGTATAACGATTTCTTTGTgcacacccctccccccagcTGACAAGGCCAGCGGCGATCCACCGGTAGCCATCTCCTCTCTTTGCTTGGTGAACAAAAGCTCCCCCACCATCACCAAGACAGGTATCGTTTCCCCCTTTACCGTCCCCAGCACAGAAGGTCACTGTCGAGTTGTAAGGTATCGACGATCTGTTGGCGCAAAGTTGGTTTTGTTGAACCGTGAAAGCAGAGTATTGAAGAATTTTTCCATATCGTTTTGCCTTTTTAGGTCTCTCTCCACTCTTCAAGGCCATTGTTGCTCCCCATCCAGTTACTATGCCGTATTTACTAGTCACGGCGAAATCACCTTCATCTTTTCGTGGAATGCACACAGTTCGAACAAACTTTCCAAGAGTGACATCTTTCTTTAGTTTGACGAGAGCTATGTCATTCATATATGAGGAACCATTGAAATTCGGATGAACATAAATGTGCTCTGGGAACACGGTCTGTTCAGACTCTTCTTTTCTCGTTAAACTGTGGTCACCAAATTTCAGAAGATATctaccaaaaaataaataaataaataaataataataataaaccgtgatgcacaataaagataacaacatcactatcatgtgggacatgccagtcaatactgatagaactataacagcgaacagaccagacattatcgttaaagattcagtgaattccacctgcaaactgattgatatgactgttccatcagatagaaacatcacACTGAaggacactgaaaaaaaaagcaagtacaaagacctagaactagaaatacagacaatgtggcatatgaaaaccgtagtgatccctgtggttgttggtgcgcttgcatggtacagtgaagaaaggtatggtagaaaacatcaagaaagtatcagagagagctactatgacagagattcaaaagatctgcatgctgggatctgcgcgaatcctcagaaaggtgctcagcgtatgaacagaatgattgacttgagtgactgccggctctaggtgcatggtttacGCCCAGccgatgcacaaaaagaacaccagcaaagactgtgataaaagagatgacaataataataaaataaataacataataaACAAACACTTCGGGTTTACTTAGGTACGCTTGTCCTTGTCAAAATCTCGCCAAAACAGGACAGTTAAAGCTCGTCTTTTATCGCTTAAGAATTCTCGAGCGCAAAATATTTACgagataccttgttttgacagttCCTAAAAGCTTTTATTCCTaaaagcagaggtttcttttgcCTTCTCAGCGTCTCCAACCTTCGCTTTTCATAAACCTCCAGATGGTGTTTATTCCCCCAACATGGCCTTTGCTTGCAAATTGTTGTGAAAGCTGTCTTGTCGAGTTTCCCCTTTTGTACTTAGCTTTGTTCAGCATTCTTTTAGCTGCCTCATTAAGGATTTTCGGTCTTCGCGTTCTTTTCTTGTCTTCAAACCCGTCATTACTTGACGACCATTTCACTACCCAACGTTCAGATTTTATTTATAGCTTTTAGGTATAAAAGCTAGGAAAATACTCGTGAATTAAAAACTTTTGGACGTGGAACAGGCTATCCAAGCGGTGTTTCGTCGCGACCAAGTAGCCTTTATCAGTTTTTACAAGCAACTTTCATAACACGTTGTATCTCGTAAATATTTCTGCGGTCGGGAATTCTTGTGCAATATAAGGCGAGATTTATGTGCTGAGTGCAAACGGGACTTTGAGCGAGATGCTCAAAGAAAGGCCTCGTTTTAAGTACTCACTTGGTAGTATTTGTGTGTAATCTACGCTGCCAAGCAGCCCAGTAGCACCCGGCCACAGTCAGAACCCATCGCCGAGAAATTAAAGCACCACCGCATGAAAGAGCCGGTAAATTCAAGTGATCTGAGAAaagataaatatgatttttcTTACTTTACCTTGTCTGGATCTTTCAGTGCTACTTTTAATACTCTTTATAGGTCCAATTACTATCAACAGAATGCCAACATGTTAACGTGTTTGTGTCGGGTTTTCGTGGCAATATCGCTTTTTAGACCATCAGCATTCCTTTAAAATTAGCTTCCAATACTGATatcttcatttttattttcaaattgtaaTCAGAGAATGGCGCTGAAGTGTTTTCAAAGTGAATACAGTGGTTATGGTCTCTGTGACAATATTTACACAAAGAAAGTTCGAGGCTGATTTGAATTAACGTGATGTTACACCGGACGATTCGCAAAgacaatttttagcgcaacacagctttgcaacattgttgcgacattgtttcaaaTGGTTGCAACAGTGTTCTAACATTGCGgcgctgtgttgtgctaaaaatcgtcgctGCGAATCGCCTCGTTTAACATCACTTTCAGTGTGTTTTCAACTGACTTCTCGGCGGCcgtccaaaacaatgaaacggtggccatgtttTGACCATGTTGGTGGTCCAAACAAATCTTGCGGGAGTTAAAATATTTTgctatgtaaacgctttctttagtataaaaatgttTGTTATGCAAATCTATCGGAACAAAGGAAAGTGTTTAcacgagaaaaaagaaagtttttcgGCAAACCAACATGGCctccttttctttgttttggtaCAAAAACTTTcgtggccgccgtgacgtcatgtgcatGAAAACGATCAATAGCCTGCTTGAGCGGAGAAGTGATAGCAGAGTTAGGTGTCAGTGGGGACCAGTCCACCAGGGTTCGCCTCTCAGTATGAAAATCGTTTTCACTGTAACAAAGTAGACTCGAGCAACTTAACTCTGACCTAGCATAAATCATCGAGTATAACAATAATATTCATTTGGAGGTGGCTATTGATTTTGAGCCAAATTTGTTAACATTTTTTGCAGACATCTTTTACCATACTCACTGTATCTGTAAATTCCAACTTGCCATGGCCACCAACCCCT encodes:
- the LOC140938394 gene encoding trypsin-like; translation: MLRRLLRNPPKNTIININIRLSKARYRCREGYMLEGKEIRSCIRGQWVEKKEPKCTDHLNLPALSCGGALISRRWVLTVAGCYWAAWQRRLHTNTTKYLLKFGDHSLTRKEESEQTVFPEHIYVHPNFNGSSYMNDIALVKLKKDVTLGKFVRTVCIPRKDEGDFAVTSKYGIVTGWGATMALKSGERPKKAKRYGKILQYSAFTVQQNQLCANRSSIPYNSTVTFCAGDGKGGNDTCLGDGGGAFVHQAKRGDGYRWIAAGLVSWGEGCAQRNRYTFYTRVYPFIDWIKKTMNEG